A stretch of DNA from Lotus japonicus ecotype B-129 chromosome 4, LjGifu_v1.2:
TATACTTTCTTCTTTTCTGAAATTATTCTTTTCTGGGTTTTTTACTGATGAGGTTTATGTGATGTAAACTTTGATGGTTGTGACTGGGATTTCAGGTGGCCATTGTGGGACGAGGAAGGATGGCACAGTAGTGGTGTGGCTTGAGAAGACGTGGTTCCTGAGTTGATCATGGAGCACCCATTTTCTGGGTGTATGAGATTCAtgtgagagagaaaaagaggaagaagagagtggGTTTAGAGAAGAAGGTgagatggaaaaaaaattaatgcattACTCAGTAATTACTTgacaaaaatatttaaaaaattattaatcaaaATGCCAACTCATCAATTCCGTTTAAATTTGGATGGCAAATTGACTGAGGGGttcaattttcacaaattataacttgagggactaaaatcgctCATTTTAAAAATGAGGGAGTTAAATCACACAATCGTGATACATGAGGGATCACatatgcaattaagccttcttTTTTATATGCTTATTTTGTATCTCACGAAGTTTTGTAATTTTAAACAAGTCCCTTTAGCTACTGCTTGAataagtgaagcattcccgcaACCGATAGTCATGAGACTAATTCTTCAAGGCTCggagatcacattaagtgggtAAGCCTCTCGCAACAAATGAATTTTCATACGCACCGTTTTGAGAATTGAACCTTAAACTAGATGCTTAAGAAACTCAACTATCTATCGGTTTTGTTATACCTTATTGTGAATTATTTGTATTTGGTAAAATTGGATTTTATGAACTGATTCACATACATTGACATAAAATGTACATGTAGTGTATTATATGATAAATGGTGTTATTTTGcaagtaaaaatatatttttagataATATTTTTGGGATTTTTAGTTAAATTTGAATTCTAATCTTTTTTATTTGTAGATTAAAAATcttattgaaaattaaaataaattatgatataataatattatgTATAGAGTGTTTCTTTGAATTAAAAGGGTGAAGGAGGAACTTTATTGAAATATTTATGGTAAAATTGAGAGAGTTTGAGttgtattattgattttttaatttttttaatacacaCTGAGTGAAGCAGCCTCTTTACTCTTTAGTGACTCACTTATCCGACCATGATTTAATAACTTAGTACATCGGTCGGGTCGATGACCGAGCTAAATTTTAAAATACTACTCCTGACTACATGTTTTAGCGTTAGCTTTGTTGAGAAAAAACTCGTTTTAAATTGCAGAACTcttaccaaaataaaaaaatttatatatagaGGAGTGGATGGCCCAAAATGTTACTTTGCATTCACATTTTGGGATGGAGGAAATTAAATAATGTATTATAGTGCAAGTGCAAAGTGCAAGCCGGGACGTTGTAAAAGTAAAATGAATTGGTGTATGGAAATAGAGATAGAACAATACAATACATAAGATGAAGCAGCCGTTGAAACCCAGTTTGGTAATAtcactctcttcttcttcttcctctctttcccGCCTTCACAATCCCAATGCCCACTACGTTGAAAAGCTCCGAAGTTGCAAGGATTTAACCTCTGCAACCTCGACCCACTCCAACGTTGTCAAATCCGGTTTGTCGAATGACATCTTTACGACCAACCATCTTATTAACTGCTATGTTAGACTCCTCAGAACCGACCATGCACAGAAACTGTTCGACGAAATGCCCCGCCGTAATGTCGTGTCTTGGACTTCACTTATGGCCGGTTATGTCAGCCAGGGTCAACCCAATATGGCACTTTGTCTCTTCCCTCACATGCAAGGAACCTTGGTTCTGCCGAACGAATTCACGTTTGCCACCCTCATCAATGCATGTTCTGTCCTTGCAAACCTTGAGATTGGTAGAAGGATTCATGCTCTCGTTGAGGTTTCGGGTTTCAGGTCCAATCTTGTTGTGTGTTCTTCCTTCATTGATATGTATGGGAAATGCAACCGTGTTCATGAGGCTCGGGTGATTTTCGACTCCATGTGTGTGAGGAATGTTGTTTCTTGGACTTCCATGATCACCACGTATTCTCAGAATGCACAAGGGCACCGTGCTCTGCAACTCTTGAGGGAATTCAATCATTTGAGGTTGGAAAGACCAAATCATTTCATGTTGAGCAGTACGATTAGTGCTTGCGCGAGTTTGGGCAGCCTAGGTTCGGGGAAGATCACTCATGGGGTGGTCATTCGTCGTGGGCATGATGCAAGTGATGTGATTGCTAGTGCACTTGTGGACATGTATGCTAAATGTGGCTGTGTTGATTATTCTGACAAAGTCTTTAGGAGAATCCTGCATCCTTCAGTGATTCCCTATACTTCAATGATTGTGGGGGCTGCAAAGTATGGACTTGGTGCTTTTTCTCTACAACTATTTGAAGAAATGATTGATAGAAGAATAAAACCCAATGATATCACATTTGTTGGGGTCTTACATGCTTGCAGCCATTCAGGGCTTATAGATAAAGGACTTGAGCTACTTAACTCCATGATTGAGAAACATGGGGTGAGGCCTGATGCAAAGCATTATACATGCATTGCAGATATGCTTGGTCGAGTGGGGCGTGTCGATGAAGCATATAAGTTAGCAAAATCAGTTCAAGTTGAAGGCGAGGGACATTCCTTGTTGTGGGGGACACTTCTGTCAGCTAGCAGGCTTCATGGAAGAGTAGACATTGCCCTTGAAGCTAGCAACCGGCTCATAGGATCCAACCAACAAGTAGCAGGTGCATATGTCACACTGTCCAACACATATGCATTGGCAGGGGACTGGGAAAATGCTCATAATCTAAGATCTGAAATGAAGCGTGCTGGAGTTTGGAAAGAACCTGGCTGCAGTTGGATTGAGATAAAGGAATCAACTTTCTTGTTCCATGCTGGAGACACCTCTAAATGTACTCAAGGGAGGGAGATACTGTGCTTGTTGAGGGAATTAGAAGAGAAAATGAAGGGAAGAGGATATGTGGGAAGAACTACAGGGTTGGTGTTTGTTGATGTGGAAGAGGAAGCTAAAGAAGAAATTTTGAGTTTACACAGTGAGAAACTTGCCTTGGCATTCGGATTAATAAACACGCCTAAAGGAGTAACAATCAGAATAATGAAGAACTTGAGAATGTGCATGGACTGTCATGAATTCTTCAAGCTGATAAGTGATATTGTAGAAAGAGAGTTCATTGTGAGAGATGTGAACAGATTCCATCATTTCAAAAATGGATTATGCACTTGTGGAGATTTCTGGTAATGATCCATTACAGACACTATTTCATCAGAAAAATGATCAGTAGGAGAATTCAGCCAAGAGGTCactttttttattaaagaaatATATATGAGGTTGGAAAcatgaaatttgaaattaagaTACTTTTGTCCATTGAACAAaatgaaaatcaaattaaaGCATTTTGAACGGGTTGCTCGTTGTCCTGCCATAAGAAATAACTATCCTCTGATCATAGGCAGTATTTGGAAGTAAAAATAATAAGTTTTCTTATTAGCCCTTAAACACCTGCCAACAGTATATTAagatctcttttttctttttctttttggtcgATTGTTTACTACTGTCTTTCATTAACTTGTAGCAGTTCAGTGCAAAGTAATAACTTCAACATTTAAAAGAATGTTTTACTTAATCACATAATAACAGTAATAGTAATATgtttactttgaaaaaaaaaaagggtttaGCACTTGAAAAGtaataataaaatagaaaataggaAATAAGTTCGCAAATATGCATCAAGCCAATCTCGGCATCACTAGTGGTTTGGTTAGTAAGTTATTCACCAGCATGTTGTGGGATAGAATCCGGCCCAACCTTAAATATGCATCAGCATCTTATACCTAAGTAAGTAAACATTATAGAATGCGTTTGGAAAACAATTGCATTTACGACTCGTTTTATCTCATGTTCCAATGCTAAAAGAAATTGAGATGGAAAACTTCGAAGGAAAGCAAATATCAATTTAAGTTTACATAAATTCAAATTGTTAATGATTAAATTCCCCAGCCAGATAAAAGGAAACATGAAAAGGCAAGGGAAGTTATCGCACTGGAACTTATTCCCACATCTAGTTACGTGCCCTTCAGGCGCGAGTATCAGAACATGAATAATTGTAAATACTCATACTTGATCCTCTTACAAATACTCATACATAATAAATGCTTTTTATACTTCGAAGATGTCATATTTCTTTCTATAGTACTAAAAGGATTTGTAGGAGGATATTACATTACTCTAATTACATACAATGGGTATATAGAACATGATAAGCTAAACAAGTGCTGATATATTCTTTAGTTCAGTAGCTGATGAGTCTAACGCGTTTGAAGCCACTTTGAAAAAGCCATGAGAGTGTTGGACACTGCATGATTGTATAATATACGCACACGACTCACGGATCTATACTCCATATCTTCTATCTGCCAATAACAGCATCACATCACAAAGAGTCAAGGACTGGTTTgctattaaattaaaatatagcaACATAACATTCAAACATGACATGAAGATGAAACACACTGAACCAAATTCAAAAACAATAAACCAGATCCTAAACTCAGGATGAAACATATATAGCTTGGTGAGTTACCATACAACTGATTAAAGCTGCGTTTAGTAcagtttatttgagcttatcctGTAGCATAAGCACTTATGCAAGTGTTCGGGTAAACTTATGACCTACCTATAAATTGTTTTGAACATACTTCCATAAGCTACACCGATTAGCTTAAAAATAAGAGTTAATACCTACATATAAGCTATTTTGAGTTATTTTCGATAAGGTTCTCAAATTAGCTTCTGAATAAATGCTTATGTGATACACAATTATTTCCACAAGCGCTTAACTAGAAGCCTATACCCTAATTCTCATTATACATCCAAAGCAGGATTTAGATATTAATACACTCAGATAGACCACAGAACCTTAAACTGACTTCAACATGAAATATCAGAAAAAGTAAACTTACCCAGTGAATTACTATCTCAATGACACATTAAGCTTCATTGCTGTAAGTGACAAAAAGGGATGGTGGAATTCTCACTGCCATTCATGATAGTAATTAGTGACAACCAATAACAAATTTCAGATGAAATAACTCCTCCCTGAACAAAGGGGAATGACCTAAAACCAATTCCTGCAGAaatcaattataaaaaatttgcaATCCTAGGTCAAGCATAATAACTCATTACCAGCTAATATTCCTTGCAATGCGCCCGCGCTGCACGCACAGAATATCCAAGTCAACTCAGACCACTGACACAATCGAAAGATAAGATTACCTACACAGATGCAAGAAGTTAGATTACAAAATAGAGCAAAGAATAGGTTTTACAATGACGACTATATACCTGCATCTCTGAGTACTTTCTTTAACTTCAAAAGCTGGCATGACCAACATATAGGTTTGTCCCAATAATGTAAatgcaaaaaataaaacttccagAAGAATTTCTTTCCATTCACAACTTCAATTTACTTAGGAGCACAGAGAAGGAAGATGAAAGGTTGACAAAAAGAattaaaagaaaggaaaaatattattgaaaaatttgaagaaaatggagaatgAATTCTCCCCATGGATTTCCCTTCACAAAGGACATCTCCTTTCACTCTCAAACTATCAATTGTACAGAATGCATCCTCTCTAATCTCTCCATCCCCTATTTATAATCCCCTCTTACTGCTAACTAACTACAATAATGGCCCTTATTAAATACTACAAAAGCCCCTAAGATTTTCCTCCTCAAATTCAACCTTATCGTCAAGGTTGCATTCTGATAAAATTCTGCATGCTTCATAGTAATTGAAAACAAAATCCTCTCCTCCGGGATCCATCTGTGGGCAGCGAAGGGAGTGAATTACCAAGTCAGCAAGTGAAGGGGGTCACTAAAGCCAGAGCAAAGCATAGTCTTCTGCATGATTTGGCCTTGCTACTTCTCCTTGCAAGTTCATCACGTTGGAACCAACGACTCTGTTCTGGGCATCCTATATGATAACAGATATTGTAACAGAAAAGAAGAGTTTTCTCAAACAATGTTTATGAGTATATCAGTATCCAAAGCGATAATGAGTGTGAACACTCACTATCCTTCATAGCATGTAAATGTCAGTGTAATGGGAAGGGATgagagagatgaagagaagtGTGAAATGAGTGTGAAAAAGTGTAGGAAAAATTCAGCAGTCTTAATTGGTTGCCTAATATTTCTAGATTCTTTTCCCCATTAATTCCGGGGCTCCAAATCAATGGAGCAAAAAATGTAGCACTGAATAATTACATGATATCCGTCCTTATGTCAATTAGCAGCAAGGAATCGCTTCCCTCTTTCTAACCCATAAAATTTCAGGGTGAAAGAATTGTGCCTCTATCCATACTAAGAATCTGAACAATTAAAAATACATTCCAAAATTTGCTAATAAACTCATTTTGTACAAATGTACATAAGGATCACAGATTGTAGGTAACCTGCCTTCTTTACAGGTTTCCGAGTGCCAGCATAGGTAGATATCCTTTAGCCACTTGCTTCCGGAtgcgaagaagaagaaattataTACAGTATTGAGCTAATCTCTAGTACCACCTAGACCAGCACGAGTTATTGCTTTTGTTGCAATCAGAACCAGATGTACAAACTCCTCTACGTCTTGGAAGCTGAAATCAATAACATTCCTAATAGAAGTCATACAATCACTATTCCGAGCCTCTTCCATGATCAACTTAGCAGCCATGAAAGTGCTCTGACATTTTCTAGAAGCCTCCATTGCAAAGTTAATGTCCTGGGTCTGTAAAATAATATGTTAACGTCTACCCatactgatttttcatttaaaaaatgaCAATCATATGAAACTCAGTAACTATATTACCTAAACTGCTTATTAATTAAGAAGAAGCAGGACCGACAAAAGGAAGCAACAATAATAAGTTTGATATTTTACCTCCaagaaaaactaaaataaatgtTACCTTAAAAAGATCACAGTGATAAT
This window harbors:
- the LOC130709899 gene encoding pentatricopeptide repeat-containing protein At4g15720, producing the protein MKQPLKPSLVISLSSSSSSLSRLHNPNAHYVEKLRSCKDLTSATSTHSNVVKSGLSNDIFTTNHLINCYVRLLRTDHAQKLFDEMPRRNVVSWTSLMAGYVSQGQPNMALCLFPHMQGTLVLPNEFTFATLINACSVLANLEIGRRIHALVEVSGFRSNLVVCSSFIDMYGKCNRVHEARVIFDSMCVRNVVSWTSMITTYSQNAQGHRALQLLREFNHLRLERPNHFMLSSTISACASLGSLGSGKITHGVVIRRGHDASDVIASALVDMYAKCGCVDYSDKVFRRILHPSVIPYTSMIVGAAKYGLGAFSLQLFEEMIDRRIKPNDITFVGVLHACSHSGLIDKGLELLNSMIEKHGVRPDAKHYTCIADMLGRVGRVDEAYKLAKSVQVEGEGHSLLWGTLLSASRLHGRVDIALEASNRLIGSNQQVAGAYVTLSNTYALAGDWENAHNLRSEMKRAGVWKEPGCSWIEIKESTFLFHAGDTSKCTQGREILCLLRELEEKMKGRGYVGRTTGLVFVDVEEEAKEEILSLHSEKLALAFGLINTPKGVTIRIMKNLRMCMDCHEFFKLISDIVEREFIVRDVNRFHHFKNGLCTCGDFW